GCCGGGTCCCAGTTCCCGAGCTTCTCGTGGTTGCCCGTGATGTGCACCCAGCCTTTCTCCGGCAGGTCGTTCGCGGTGATGACGAACGACACCCAGCTCTCCGCGGCGCCCGCCGATAGCGCCGAAATCAGCAGCAGCGCGATCCAGATCCTTTTCATCCCGCCTCCTTTATTCCCCGATGATCTTGACCAGCACGCGCTTGCGGCGCCGGCCGTCGAACTCCCCGTAGAAAATGCTCTCCCACGGCCCGAAATCGAGTTGGCCGCCGCTGACGGCGAC
This portion of the Kiritimatiellia bacterium genome encodes:
- a CDS encoding YjbQ family protein, whose translation is KLAPEKPYSQYAHNGAEDNADAHLKRTVMGREVVVAVSGGQLDFGPWESIFYGEFDGRRRKRVLVKIIGE